The Phyllostomus discolor isolate MPI-MPIP mPhyDis1 chromosome 4, mPhyDis1.pri.v3, whole genome shotgun sequence genome window below encodes:
- the LRRC73 gene encoding leucine-rich repeat-containing protein 73 isoform X2 — protein MLPSSIQISGEPLSGAEVRDICRGLRDNAVRLLSLRGCRLCDRDFGRICRALAGATSLAQLNLNLGVVSSPSRIKQLAEALRTNRSIQSLFLHGSPLTDAGLALLNPALALHPALVALDLGDCMLGDEAINLICGLLPPDGAKSGDHVAGMLAVAVASSRTLEVLDLESTGLTNQSAQTLLDMVENYPTALRSLVLAENSISPELQQQICDLLSEGEEEEEVAGGPGDTQKQERGREPAAHQRGSSSWMCPTDPSSQMVLMTSGLGDSLLAETEM, from the exons ATGCTGCCCAGCTCCATCCAGATTTCAGGGGAGCCGCTGTCAGGCGCCGAGGTGCGGGACATCTGCCGCGGCCTGCGCGACAACGCCGTGCGCCTACTCTCCCTACGCGGCTGCCGCCTCTGCGACCGCGACTTCGGCCGCATCTGCCGGGCCCTGGCCGGGGCCACGTCCCTGGCGCAGCTCAACCTTAACCTGGGCGTCGTGTCCAGCCCCAGTCGCATCAAGCAGCTGGCGGAGGCGCTGCGGACCAACCGCTCCATCCAGTCCCTCTT CCTGCATGGGAGCCCCCTGACAGATGCTGGGCTGGCCTTGCTgaacccagccctggccctccaccctgcccttgtGGCTCTGGACCTGGGGGACTGCATGCTGGGTGATGAAGCCATCAACCTCATCTGTGGCCTCCTCCCCCCAGATGGGGCCAAGTCTG GTGACCACGTGGCCGGGATGCTGGCTGTAGCTGTGGCTTCCAGTCGAACCTTAGAGGTTCTAGATTTGGAGAGCACAGGGCTCACCAACCAGTCAGCTCAG ACCCTGCTGGACATGGTAGAAAATTATCCCACAGCCTTGCGGAGCCTGGTGTTGGCTGAGAACAGCATTAGCCCAGAGCTGCAGCAACAGATCTGTGACCTCCTTtctgagggggaggaggaggaggaggtggcaggagggCCTGGTGACACCCAGAAACAAGAGAGGGGGCGGGAGCCTGCTGCCCACCAGAGGGGAAGCAGCTCCTGGATGTGCCCTACTG ATCCCAGCTCTCAGATGGTGCTAATGACATCAGGACTAGGGGACAGCCTATTAGCTGAGACTGAGATGTGA
- the LRRC73 gene encoding leucine-rich repeat-containing protein 73 isoform X1 — protein MLPSSIQISGEPLSGAEVRDICRGLRDNAVRLLSLRGCRLCDRDFGRICRALAGATSLAQLNLNLGVVSSPSRIKQLAEALRTNRSIQSLFLHGSPLTDAGLALLNPALALHPALVALDLGDCMLGDEAINLICGLLPPDGAKSGLKELTLSANPGITPKGWSRLAIAVAHSSQVRVLNLDYNPLGDHVAGMLAVAVASSRTLEVLDLESTGLTNQSAQTLLDMVENYPTALRSLVLAENSISPELQQQICDLLSEGEEEEEVAGGPGDTQKQERGREPAAHQRGSSSWMCPTDPSSQMVLMTSGLGDSLLAETEM, from the exons ATGCTGCCCAGCTCCATCCAGATTTCAGGGGAGCCGCTGTCAGGCGCCGAGGTGCGGGACATCTGCCGCGGCCTGCGCGACAACGCCGTGCGCCTACTCTCCCTACGCGGCTGCCGCCTCTGCGACCGCGACTTCGGCCGCATCTGCCGGGCCCTGGCCGGGGCCACGTCCCTGGCGCAGCTCAACCTTAACCTGGGCGTCGTGTCCAGCCCCAGTCGCATCAAGCAGCTGGCGGAGGCGCTGCGGACCAACCGCTCCATCCAGTCCCTCTT CCTGCATGGGAGCCCCCTGACAGATGCTGGGCTGGCCTTGCTgaacccagccctggccctccaccctgcccttgtGGCTCTGGACCTGGGGGACTGCATGCTGGGTGATGAAGCCATCAACCTCATCTGTGGCCTCCTCCCCCCAGATGGGGCCAAGTCTG GTTTGAAGGAGCTAACGCTGAGTGCCAACCCTGGCATCACCCCTAAGGGCTGGAGTCGCCTGGCCATTGCTGTGGCCCACAGCTCACAGGTCCGCGTCCTCAATTTGGACTACAACCCCCTGG GTGACCACGTGGCCGGGATGCTGGCTGTAGCTGTGGCTTCCAGTCGAACCTTAGAGGTTCTAGATTTGGAGAGCACAGGGCTCACCAACCAGTCAGCTCAG ACCCTGCTGGACATGGTAGAAAATTATCCCACAGCCTTGCGGAGCCTGGTGTTGGCTGAGAACAGCATTAGCCCAGAGCTGCAGCAACAGATCTGTGACCTCCTTtctgagggggaggaggaggaggaggtggcaggagggCCTGGTGACACCCAGAAACAAGAGAGGGGGCGGGAGCCTGCTGCCCACCAGAGGGGAAGCAGCTCCTGGATGTGCCCTACTG ATCCCAGCTCTCAGATGGTGCTAATGACATCAGGACTAGGGGACAGCCTATTAGCTGAGACTGAGATGTGA